In the genome of Bacillus thuringiensis, the window TTTCGATATTCATTTAATTTGTGTACATATTGCGTTACGATGTCTTCAAATTCTCTTTTGAATAAACGTTGCTGATTATTAATCATTTTTCCGAACCAGCCTTGTTGTTGAGCAATTTCTACTCGGCGTACAGCCGTTACCGTGCCATCGATATTACCTACATTAAATTTTTTATCGTAGTTTTGAATTACATTACGCTTTTGTTCATTATTTTCATGTAGTCGATTCATTTTTTCTACTAACTGCTTTCGAATTTCATATAACATAAAACGTGCTGCTACTGGGTGAACTGGATCTGTTTTCTTTAAAAACCATGTATTTAATTGATAGGACTGCCCTTCAGAACCACTTGGTGAAAAGCGATCTGATTCAATCATGTCATATAAAAGTGTCGTTACATGTTCATGTACACGGCTCGGAATCGCATACGCATATAAACGAACCGCATGATCCACTCTTGCCACTTCACCTTTCATTTGTTCCATCATTTTCAGTTTCGCAGCTGAAATTTTACACTCATGTTGCAGACGATTTAATTCCTCATCTTTTTGCACCGTGCGTTGTACATAACTTTCTACAGCTTCTAAAAACAGTTTTGATTTTGCAACTCCGAGCTTACCACCTTCTGCTCCTTCACGTGTTTCATTGTACATTTGTCTATAGAAAATATGAGCTTGCTCTGGACGGGTAGCAAGATGTTCCAAGTCCTCTAAATAACTTTTACCTCTCTCCGGCTTTTCACGCTGCATACCACGTTTTACATCTTGGTCATATCTTTGCTTCTTCTCTTGAAACAGTTGATCTAAATGAAGCCACGATTCATCTAAACCTTGCACAGCCCATTTTAAAGCACAATATTTTAACACATGCTCATACGGATAAATGAGTTTTGCCGTTCCTGCCCCGCAATATCGTCCTTTTCCGCTTGATTCTGCTAATTGCTGAATTTGATTGTCTTCTTGTGCAAAATGACTTGTGGACATTGGGCTAAATAACTGTAAATAAATTGTATTTGCCATCTGTTCCATATAGTCCGATAAATTGTGTAAATGGTGTCCATGTAGGTTTTCATAATCGTATAAGAAACAATAATTGTACGGTAAATGATGTTGTTTAATTGTATGATTCGTTCTTCCGTCTTCATCTACTTGATCAGGGCGATACTCTAATTCAATTGTTACACCGCCACGTTTTGATAATTCTCCAGTAGAACCGAGCGTAATAGCATGTAATTCTTTTAACGATGCATAGCCGTTTGCTTGCACCGTTTCAAACTCTTTCGCACTAACCGTTCTCGTCTTAACTAACACATCCGGCATTAAAAACGCACCGCGTATTAAAATGTTGTGATGCTGCAGTTTTTTTCGAAGCATTTCACGTAAATATAATGCAATTTGCAGAAACATCCCTGAACCTGTTCCGCCCGCTAGTGACGTTACTATAATGACACGTACTCCATATTCCGTTTGATCGCTTGTAACTGGAAAAATCTTCTCAATTTCTTGCCAAAAGGATGTCAATTTATCTTCTTTCATCGCAGCACGTAACGCTAAACGTGAAATGACGCGTAACTGTCCTGCTCCTTCTGTTAATGGTTTATCAAGTATAGTCGGGTCCATCGGAAACCACTCTGGAATCGTTGGATCACCCGCAATATACTCTCTTGGCGTTTTACTCGAACTCGTTTGCGTCTTAAACTTTCGAATATGATCAAATTTACTCAATGTATTCACATCTGTATCAAATACGTGCATTGCTACCTTTTTCCGGCGCTCTTCAGGCAGTTTTTCATATATTTGATGCGTCACAGTACTACCGATTCCACCTAAACCAATTAATATTGTTGGAACTTGTAATGTCATGTGAACCACCTTCCTATTCTTGCTTGTTTGAAAAAAGGGAAAGAGAATCAATACTCCATCCCCTTCTTATCCCTATCTACTATTCACATTCGTACTTGTAAATCTCCTTACCATATCCTCTATCAATTAGTAAAAGTTCATTTGGATATAGTGTCTTATGTTCCATTCCTACTTCATCCTCTGTTATAAACATCCCATCAATAATCATTCCAACTACTTGTGATTCTTTCGCTACAAAGACAGATTTCGAACCTTTCTTCGCTATAAACGTAACGGATTGCACCGTTTTTCTTTCTGCTCTAAATGGGATACCAAAATAATGGTTCCACCATTTATTTCGAAGTAATTCTGGTTCAGATTGATATAGCCAATCTTTCGCTACCTCTTGATCCCATTCATAATACAGTAGTGCCTTCCGGTGAAATCTCGGCCGAACAATCCATCCTAAAACAATGATTCCTACTACTAGCAGTAATAACGTGATAGGAATGACAAACTTAAAAATGAGCGCATATTTTTCATAAAACGGAGCATCTTGAATATGGAATGTTATGTTTTTCTTTACTTCTTGTAACTTTGAATCCCGCATTACGATGGTAGCTTCTACGGTGCCGGTATCTGTAAAATTAAATATGTCGGAGTAATAGGGACGAGGATAAACATAGATTTGGTTTCCATGTTGCTTTATTTCATAATTGATTGATTGTTCAGATGTGACACCAGTAGATTTTAATAGTTTTTTTACAGCTTCTTCTGTCATCGGCTTACCATCTAACTGTGGCTGCAAAACAAATGGTTTACTATTCTCTAAATTTGTCACTTTTTCTTCATAATCTTTTGTAACAGTTTGAAGTGATAATTTTGGTTTCTCAGCTGTTTCAATTTTAAATTCTTTCGTCTGTCTATAAAACCCTTTTATATTCATATGAACTTTCCCGCGTACTAACCCTTTATCAAGCTTAGTTTCGTAATAAAACACATGCCTTTTATCGTCCCACTTCATCGGATATTGTTTTCCGTCTATTTCTACTTCTGCCTGAAAGTAAGAAGACTGAACTGGCAACTCCGTAGGCTTTGCTTCAATAACAGCAGTAACACCTTCGTACATTTTCTCTACATTTTTTTGACTACTATCATCTTTGTCATAAGTAGAAACCGTATAATTAAGCGCCGGTTCAACTAGTACTTGTAGTCCTTCTTTCTCAATGTCCTGGTCCACTTCTATCGTATAAGTTCCTGGTTTAATAACTTCCTGATTTTCCGTACTTATATGAACTATATTTCCGAACAATTTTGCTTCTCCTGGTGCATGTATGGAAAAAGAAGATTGTAATTGTAATGGTTTAGAAATTTGTGTGACCTGATAATCGGGCAGAGAAGGCGATTGTCGTACAAGCGTCATACGTTTTAACGGAAACGGTGTTGTAATCTCTACTTTTTTCCCCACTACTTTCGTTTTGACAATCGATTCAACAGAGGAGAATGGATCACGATTTGCAACTAATGCTGCCACTTGATTTACACTTTTTACAATGCCATCTTCTCCGCTTGACGGCATCGTAACACCATTTATCTCTTTCTTCCATATTTCTTTGAACGTGTTTAATTGTTCTTTTTCTTGTTGTCCTAAATCTTCTTCCATCGTAATTAAGACTGGGTGTAACGATATCTTTTTTGCATCCATTTCTTTCTTAAACTGGGCTAATTTCTGCAAAATTTGTTCTTTTCCGCCAACCTTATCTTTCTCTAAATCATTAAATGCCCCGTCAGTTAATACAATAAGCCAAAATTCACGTTTTCCATCTATATCTGCTTCCTTTTTTATAGATTGCATCGCCGTTTCTACCGCGCTAAATGGAGTATTTAAATACGTTTTCCACGCTCCAATTCCCTCAATTTCTGTTTGCCTTTTATCCTTCGTTAACAAAATGTTTAATGGATCATTCGGCTTACTCATTGGAACGTAAGAAAATTTATCTTTTTCATCTAATAATGCAACTAAACTTTGCAAAGCATAATTGGCATATTTCCAGCGATCGTTATTTCTCATGCTGCCCGAATCGTCATATACAAGTGAAACGACCCTTTCCTTTGCCTCCTCTCCTTTTGCAAAAGCTGATAAAGGTAAACATATAAATAGAAACAACATGAACGTGGCACAAATTCGAATTTTCATGATGAGGCTTCGCCACCTTTGTAGACAAATTCCTATGTTTAAATTTATGAGAGGAAACAAGATATATGACTTGTATTTTAGGACAACTAACCCACCATAAATTTATTATGTAAACAGATTATACACTTGGTAATATTCCTTCTAGCATTCTCTATCCAATTATATAAGTAAAAAAAGCCTGTTTAAGATCCACGCTTAAAACAGACTTTTCCTACTTTTCATTTTAAAAACACATAACAAAAAGTTTGATTTTTGACTTAACACATCACTTCTATTGTAAATCCACCAGGTACTTCAACGTAAAACGTATACGCATGGGCATGCTTAGGAGGCTCGATCAAAAATCCATCTTCCTGCAATCTTTGATTTATCTTATCTACTTGTTCTTCATTTTCTTGTGGAAATCCTACATGAAATGTTTTTGGATACTGAACTTCTTTTCCTTTCATTAAAGTTAGTATAAATCCATCATTGTCACGCATAACTGCAAAGGCATTCCCCCTTGTTCCACTACAAATTAAACCAAAATACCTCTCTAAAAACTCTCTAGATGCTGTTACATCTGTAACTGTTAAATTAAGATGTTTAATTCCCAATCCCCCACCTCATTTCTTAATTTTCTAACATTTTATCATACAAATAAAAAACACGCTTTTCACAGCGTGTTTCATTGCTTTACATACACTTCAACAATCGGATTCTCTTTATTATCCGCATGCAAGCGTATATTCGCTTCACTTGTATTATAAATACTAGCTAATAACATTATCGTTAACACATTAGGTATCTTCGCATCACTTCCGTATTTTCTCTCAAGCCCTTCCTTATATTCAAAATCTAAATCCCCCTGCACATATGTATACACTTCAAAACCATCTTCTAAATTGCAAACTACTGTATCAATAATATCTGCCCCTACTTGCTTCTTCATTTCCTCTCGCAACGCTTCAATAAATTCTTCCCACGGTACTTCGTATGTCTGAAACTGATCTGTAGATTTCATGCCTTTTCCTCCTTATATATCCTCTTCTTATATTTCCCCTTTCCTATAACAATTATGATAGATAGGACATTCGTACAAGCCGCACTTGTCCCCCTTACATATCGTATTACTGTAATGCGGAAGGAGGAAAGAACATGCATAGACAAAAATGTTATGATACATGCCGACGTTATTTCGGAAAAGTTGTTCGGATTGAAGACCATGATGGCCGTATACATTTAGGTAAAATAATCGATTTGACACAAAACTCTGTATGGATTGAACCGATGCAACAGCGCTCATCTTTTGATTCAGGATTCGGATACTATGATGCTTATGCAAACGGTGGTTGTGACCTTTGTGGCGGCCTTAGCAGATGTGATAGTTGCGGATTTGGATGCGGTGGTGGATTCAGCAGTTGCGGATGTGGTGGCCGTGGTTGCGGTAGTTGTGGTGGCGGCGGCTGGGGTGGCGGCGGTTGTGGCTGGGGTGTTGAACTCGGATTTGGTTTCATCTTCGGAATTACATTAGCTGCATTATTTTTCATTTAACATAGTAAAGAGTTGGCTACCTTTAGCCAACTCTTTTTCTTTATTTTTCACATATAAAAATACGATGCCCTAAAATGTGTTGGTACATAAGCCTTACATTTTCATGCTGTACCCACGCCTCATATAACTCATTCGGAATATGTGAGGATACATTCCATTCTGGCTCTTCTACATAGCCAGAGATCGTTTCTGCAATCGTGCCACCGCCAGCAATTGTAATTCTTTTAAAATTTGCTTTCTGAAATAATTGTACCCACTCATTCTCAGTTAATAGTTCTTTCATGCCATATAATTGGGCGATTTTTTCTTCCTCACTCTTATCAATGTGCCTATCAATAATCATTTCAATGACAACAAGCTTACCGTCCTGCTGTAATACACGGTAACACTCCGAGATAACCCTTTCTTTCTCTGTAAAAGCGATGATTGATTCTCCAAGTACGAACTCAAATGAGTTATTCAAACAAGGTAATTGCTCTACACTTCCTTCAATTAATTGTATATCTAACCCTTCAAACAACCATCTATCTTTTGCCTTTTGAATCATAATTTCATTCTTTTCAACAGTTGTTACTTTATAACCAAATTCCCTTGTCATATATGCAGCTGTTTTTCCCGTACCGCAACCTATTTCAAGGACATTCGCTCCATATTTAAAAGGCAGTTGTGCTAACAATTGTTTTGTTAACGTAAAACCACCAGGATGAGCACTTCCTATTCCGTAATAAGCTAGGAAATCGATGTATGTGTTTCGCTTCATAGGACTCTCCTTCAAGTTTTCTATAATACATATATTCATCCTCAAAAAAATAGTGCACAGAAAAAAAAGCATTTTCAAGTGCAATGTTTCAACTTGAAAACGCTTTTTTCTTTTACTATTTCTCTTCTACATACGCCCATTTGAAACTATATTCCGGACTAATATTATGTTTTACAATTCCCTTTACATTTGGTTTCATAACATACGATCTACCACTTTGATATAAAGGTACGAGCGCTACATCTTCTTCAAGTAACAGTTTTTCTGCTTTCCCTAGCTCTGTCCAACGTTTTTTTGCATCAGCCATCCATTCCGTCTTACTTTTATTAATAATGTCATCATATTTTGAATTTGAATAGCTCATCTGATTCTGTGAATTTTTCGTTTCAAACATATCAAGATATGTCATTGGATCCGCATAATCTGGATTCCAGCCGCCATATGAGAAATCATAATCTTGGTCTGATTCTAATTTTAGTTTTTGCTTAAATGGCTGAAGTTTAATATTTACTGTTACACCCTTTAAATTCTTTTCAATTTGATCTTTTACATACTCCCCAACCTTTTTCGCATTACCAGTATCATAATTTAATAGCTCTATTGTCACTTGATCTTTTCCAAGTTCTTTTTTCGCAGCTTCCCAGGCTGCTGCTGCCTTTTTAGAGTCTTGTTTTAAACCATTTTTAAACGTTTCTGCGAAATCTTTACCGTCTGGTCCAGCTGCTAAACCTTTTGGTACTAAATAATCCACTGGTTTTGAACCATCATTTAAAATGACATTCGTTAAAGCTTTCTTATCGATTGATAATGCAATTGCTTCACGTAATTTTTTACTCTTTAACGGTGTATCTTGCCCACCACGTTTTTGATTTAGACGCAAGTAAAAAGTACTTGTTTCTGAATATGCACCAAACTCTTCTTTATTATTTCTATACTTATCAACAAATTCACCTGATAAAAGTGTAAAATCAATCGCACCTGTATCATATAAATTTACTCTTGTAGCTGGTTCTTTTACTACACTATAGTTGATTTCTTCTAGTTTTACAGTCTTTTTATCCCAATACTGATCATTTTTCTTTAATTTCCAACCTTGTTCATGCTTCCAATCAGTAAGTACAAACGGTCCATTATAAACTGTCGTATCAGACTCTAAACCGTATTTATCTCCTTTTTCTTTTACGAACTTTTCATTTAATGGATAGTATGACGCGAATGCCATTAAATTTAAGAAATATGGTACTGGTCTCTCTAGTTCAACTTCCAGTGTATAATCATCTACCGCTTTTACACCTAATGTAGAAACTTCTGCTTTCTCTTGATTTATTGCCTCTGCATTTTTAAGATAGTAAGCAATAAACGCATATTCTGCAGCTGTTTTTGGATCTACTAGACGTTGCCATGCAAATACGAAATCTTTCGCTGTTACAGGATCACCGTTTGACCATTTTGCATCTTTTCGTAATTTGAATGTATATTTTTTGCCATCCTCGCTTTTCGTACTAGATTCTGCCGCCGCTGGAATTGGCTTGTTATCTTTATCTAGACGATATAACCCTTCCATCGTGTTTCCTAAAATTTGAGAACCTAACGTATCTGTATTTTTAGAAGTATCCATCGTCGGAATTTCATTCGTTTCTGTACGATTCATTACTTGCTGTGCCGCATATTTAATATCGGATTTTTTCTCTTCCCCGCCACTATTAGACGTCGTAGTCGTTTTCTTCTCCCCACCAGAAGATCCAGAACATGCTGTTAACGCCACACTCATTGCTAAAACTGGTGCTACAACCGCCGTGAACTTTTTCATCTTTTTCTTCATTCTTGTACCCTCCCCAATTATATGTACGAAATTAACTTTGAGAGACTTTCTTTTAAAATATATTATTAGAAAATTCTTACTAATTATTATTCTACTAATTTTTCTTGATTTGTAAAGTTTTTTATGAATATTCTAAATAATTAATTTATTATTTTTATAATACCTATCTATTACTACTATACGAATTCTCCCACATCTACTATATGTAAGTACCACTTTTCTTATTCGTCTCTACTTATTTAAATTTAATTAAATAGTAAAAGAGCGTTTTAAAAATAAATAATCTACTTTTAAAACGCTTTTTTTATTATTTTCCTTCCGTTACATAAGCCCACTTAAAGCTATATTCTGGACTAATATTGTGTTTCACAATTCCTTTAACATTCGGTTTCATTACATACGCTCTTCCTGTTTGATATAAAGGGACTAGCCCAGCATCTTCTTCAAGGAATAGTTTTTCAGCTTTTCCTAACGTTTCCCAACGCTTCTTCGCATCACCCATTAATTCATTACCTGCTTTTTCTACCATATCATCATATTTTGCATTTGAGTAACTCATTTGGTTATACGGGCTCTTCGACTCGAACATATCGATAAACGTCATTGGATCCGCGTAGTCTGGACTCCAACCTGCATAAGAGATTTCATAATCTTGTGCAGTCTCTAATTTTAATTTTTGTTTAAACGGCTGAATCTTTGTATTAATCGTTACACCTTTTAAGTTTTTCTCAATTTGATCTTTAACATAATCAGCAATCTTTTTCGCAGTTCCATCATCATAACTTAGTAATTCAATTGTCACTTGATCTTTTCCAAGTTCTTTTTTCGCTGCTTCCCAAGCTGCTGCACCTTTTTTCGGATCATATTTCAAACCATTTTTAAATGTATCTTGGTAATCTTTACCGTCTGGTCCTGTCGCAAGTCCTTTTGGCACCAATTGATCCGTTGCTTTTGATCCATTATTTAAAATTACATTTGCCAATCCTTTTTTATCAACTGATAACGCAATTGCTTCACGAAGCTTTTTGCTCTTTAACGGTGTATCTTGTCCGTTACGCTTTTGATTTAAACGTAAGAAGAATGTACTTGCTTCTGAATACTCACCGTACTCATCTTTGTTCGATTTATATTTATCTACAAATTCTCCTGATAGTAATGTAAAGTCAATTGATCCTGTATCATATAAGTTTACTTTCGTCGCAACTTCTTTTACTACACTATAATTAATTTCTTCTAATTTCACAGTCTTGTTATCCCAATATTTATCATTTTTCTTTAGCTGCCATCCTTGTTCATGTTTCCATGAAGCCATAACAAATGGACCGTTATACACTGTCGTGTCAGCTTCTAAACCGTATTTATCTCCTTTTTCTTTTACGAATTTTTCATTTAGCGGATAGTATGACGGGAATGCTAATAAGTTTAAGAAGTACGGTACTGGTTTCTCTAGTTCTACTTCTAGTGTATAATCGTCTACCGCTTTTGCTCCTAATTCTGTTACAGGTTTTTCACCTTTATTAATCGCCTCTGCATTTTTAATATAGTAGGCAATAAACGCATATTCTGCCGCTGTATTTTTATCAAGTAAGCGCTGCCATGCAAATACAAAATCTTTCGCTGTTACTGGATCACCATTCGACCATTTTGCGTCTTTACGCAGTTTAAATGTATATTTTTTGCCATCCTCGCTTTTCGTACTAGATTCTGCCGCAGCCGGGATTGGCTTATTATCTTTATCAAGACGATATAATCCTTCCATCGTGTTTCCTAAAATTTGTGCCCCTAACGTATCAGTAGACTTAGAAGTATCCATTGTCGGAATTTCTTGATTCTCTGTACGATTTAACACTTGCTTCGCTGCATATTTAATATCAGACTTTTTATCTTCCCCACCACTAGACGTCGTAGTCGTTTTCTTCTCCCCACCTGATCCAGAACATGCTGTTAACGCCATACTCATTGCTAATACCGGCGCTACAACCGCCGTGAACTTTTTCATCTTTTTCTTCATTTTTGTACCCTCCCCAATTATATGTACGAAACTAAATTTGAGTAATTTCCTAATAACTAGTTATCAGAAAATTCTTATTAATTAATATTCTACTATTTTTTCTAGTTTTGTAAAGTTATTTTTAAAATATTCTAAAAATTATTTTTTCATAATAGAAACCTTATATCCATTGTTTTTTTACATTTAATCTCATAATAAAAAGCATTCCAAAAGTAAAGAATCTACCTTTGGAATGCTCTATTATTTTATCCTTCTATTGTGGACAGTGAGATTCTCAATGCAAGAATAAGATAAGGAACTTCATATATCCACTTAAAGATAAAACCACTATTTAAAAATTATTTTCCATCTTTTTCAGTCATATATGCCCACTTGAAGCTATACTCTGGGCTAATGTTATGGTGAACGATGCCTTTTGCATTTGGTTTTTGAACATATGCATCACCACGTTGGTATAAAGGTACAAGTGCTACATCTTTCTCAAGAAGTAATTTTTCAGCTTTTCCTAGCTCTTCCCAACGTTTCTTCGCGTCACCCATTAATTCTCCACCAGCTTTTTTAATCATATCATCATACTTAGAATCAGCGAAGCTCATTTGGTTATGAGAATGATTAGACTGGAACATATCTAAGAATGTCATTGGGTCAGCGTAGTCAGGTCCCCAACCAGCAAATGATAAATCATAATCTTGCTCTGTTTCTAATTTTAGCTTTTGTTTGAATGGCTGAAGTTTAATATTAACTGTTACACCTTTTAAGTTTTTCTCGATTTGGTCTTTTACATATTCTCCAACTTTTTTCGCATTACCAGTATCATAGTTTAATAGCTCAATTGTAACTTGGTCTTTTCCAAGTTCTTTTTTCGCTTCATTCCATGCAGCTGCTGCTTTTTTCGCATCTGGCTTAATACCATTTTTAAATGTTTCTTGGAAATCTTTACCGTCTGGACCACTTGCTAATCCTTTTGGTACTAAGAAGTCCGCAGGTTTAGATCCATCATTTAAAATTACATTTGATAGATTTTTCTTATCGATTGAAAGTGCAATTGCTTCACGTAATTTTTGGCTCTTTAGCGGTGTATCTTGTCCGCCACGTTTTTGGTTCAGACGTAAGAAGTATGTGCTTACTTGTGAATATGTGCCAAACTCTTCTTTATTATTTCTATACTTATCAACGAATTCACCTGATAGAAGCGCAAAATCAATTGCATTTGTATCATATAAATTTACTCTTGTAGCTACTTCTTTTACTACACTATAGTTAATTTCATCTAGTTTTACAGTCTTTTTATCCCAATATTGGTCGTTTTTCTTTAATTTCCAACCTTGCTCATGCTTCCAATCAGTAAGAACGAACGGTCCGTTATATACTGTTGTATCAGACTCTAAACCGTATTTATCTCCTTTTTCCTTCACGAACTTCTCATTTAATGGATAGTACGATGGGAATGCTACTAAGTTTAAGAAATATGGTACTGCTTGTTCTAACTCAACTTCAAGCGTATAGTCATCTACCGCTTTTACTCCTAGCTCTGCTACAGGTTTTTCACCTTTATTCACCGCTTCTGCATTTTTAATTGGGAATGCGATAAATGCATACTCAGCAGCTGTTTTTGGATCTAATAGACGTTGCCATGCATATGCGAAATCTTTCGCTGTTACAGGATCACCATTTGACCATTTTGCATCTTTACGTAGTTTAAATGTATATTTTTTACCATCCTCACTCTTCGTGCTTGATTCTGCAGCAGCTGGGATTGGTTTGTTATCTTTATCTAATCGATATAAACCTTCCATTGTGTTCCCTAAAATTTGAGAACCTAATGTATCTGTATTTTTAGAAGTATCCATTGTTGGAATCTCATTTGTTTCAGTACGATTTAGTACTTGTTTTGCTGCTAATTTCCCTTCTGATTTGCTATCTCCACCAGAGCTAGAATTCGTGCTTGTCTTCTTATCTCCACCTGATGTAGAACATGC includes:
- a CDS encoding tubulin-like doman-containing protein — its product is MTLQVPTILIGLGGIGSTVTHQIYEKLPEERRKKVAMHVFDTDVNTLSKFDHIRKFKTQTSSSKTPREYIAGDPTIPEWFPMDPTILDKPLTEGAGQLRVISRLALRAAMKEDKLTSFWQEIEKIFPVTSDQTEYGVRVIIVTSLAGGTGSGMFLQIALYLREMLRKKLQHHNILIRGAFLMPDVLVKTRTVSAKEFETVQANGYASLKELHAITLGSTGELSKRGGVTIELEYRPDQVDEDGRTNHTIKQHHLPYNYCFLYDYENLHGHHLHNLSDYMEQMANTIYLQLFSPMSTSHFAQEDNQIQQLAESSGKGRYCGAGTAKLIYPYEHVLKYCALKWAVQGLDESWLHLDQLFQEKKQRYDQDVKRGMQREKPERGKSYLEDLEHLATRPEQAHIFYRQMYNETREGAEGGKLGVAKSKLFLEAVESYVQRTVQKDEELNRLQHECKISAAKLKMMEQMKGEVARVDHAVRLYAYAIPSRVHEHVTTLLYDMIESDRFSPSGSEGQSYQLNTWFLKKTDPVHPVAARFMLYEIRKQLVEKMNRLHENNEQKRNVIQNYDKKFNVGNIDGTVTAVRRVEIAQQQGWFGKMINNQQRLFKREFEDIVTQYVHKLNEYRKEMLLELVYQSLYQAVNKMIQYWERFFDNLHETRENLLFEIQKRSKEFEGKTNPTNVYVLAEEQLQEKIWQDMQQHLNLGVLPKDISAEIYMSLYGEYCRDAKTEEIQSKKVEDFYREHILSYCYDELQVRYRDKLELNIIEALRKEADYKKRDRDEYVREKIEDLFHLASPFIPKVSHHRELQYWGIHPSLKKELQEELIQEMFKEKDTVHEAFSPFEVICYRAHYGLSLQDFPKLSSGHISNGFMNDKGDYFQSYYRRVNKLNSKKSSLTPHLDKYWHLPAFMPDLNATQTKLDYDKCNRALLYAYMYRWISLVAVDGQFVYQYNGVGRSFLIQSMGKNISSESYKLHRALLHNPFIYENILSRFEEEQEKAMIQGGHLYTHPFVLGAQDVRWLRKEHVHNLLDMILMYDREAKYDPTLEETSDELLRLFLDEIELYFQNYYGTGADMVAKKEKEMFIKQLWDRSHAKGYVDPNSAPYKKWQNLLSIQDEEETPKTNV
- a CDS encoding vWA domain-containing protein, with the protein product MKIRICATFMLFLFICLPLSAFAKGEEAKERVVSLVYDDSGSMRNNDRWKYANYALQSLVALLDEKDKFSYVPMSKPNDPLNILLTKDKRQTEIEGIGAWKTYLNTPFSAVETAMQSIKKEADIDGKREFWLIVLTDGAFNDLEKDKVGGKEQILQKLAQFKKEMDAKKISLHPVLITMEEDLGQQEKEQLNTFKEIWKKEINGVTMPSSGEDGIVKSVNQVAALVANRDPFSSVESIVKTKVVGKKVEITTPFPLKRMTLVRQSPSLPDYQVTQISKPLQLQSSFSIHAPGEAKLFGNIVHISTENQEVIKPGTYTIEVDQDIEKEGLQVLVEPALNYTVSTYDKDDSSQKNVEKMYEGVTAVIEAKPTELPVQSSYFQAEVEIDGKQYPMKWDDKRHVFYYETKLDKGLVRGKVHMNIKGFYRQTKEFKIETAEKPKLSLQTVTKDYEEKVTNLENSKPFVLQPQLDGKPMTEEAVKKLLKSTGVTSEQSINYEIKQHGNQIYVYPRPYYSDIFNFTDTGTVEATIVMRDSKLQEVKKNITFHIQDAPFYEKYALIFKFVIPITLLLLVVGIIVLGWIVRPRFHRKALLYYEWDQEVAKDWLYQSEPELLRNKWWNHYFGIPFRAERKTVQSVTFIAKKGSKSVFVAKESQVVGMIIDGMFITEDEVGMEHKTLYPNELLLIDRGYGKEIYKYECE
- a CDS encoding VOC family protein, whose product is MGIKHLNLTVTDVTASREFLERYFGLICSGTRGNAFAVMRDNDGFILTLMKGKEVQYPKTFHVGFPQENEEQVDKINQRLQEDGFLIEPPKHAHAYTFYVEVPGGFTIEVMC
- a CDS encoding class I SAM-dependent methyltransferase produces the protein MKRNTYIDFLAYYGIGSAHPGGFTLTKQLLAQLPFKYGANVLEIGCGTGKTAAYMTREFGYKVTTVEKNEIMIQKAKDRWLFEGLDIQLIEGSVEQLPCLNNSFEFVLGESIIAFTEKERVISECYRVLQQDGKLVVIEMIIDRHIDKSEEEKIAQLYGMKELLTENEWVQLFQKANFKRITIAGGGTIAETISGYVEEPEWNVSSHIPNELYEAWVQHENVRLMYQHILGHRIFICEK
- a CDS encoding peptide ABC transporter substrate-binding protein gives rise to the protein MKKKMKKFTAVVAPVLAMSVALTACSGSSGGEKKTTTTSNSGGEEKKSDIKYAAQQVMNRTETNEIPTMDTSKNTDTLGSQILGNTMEGLYRLDKDNKPIPAAAESSTKSEDGKKYTFKLRKDAKWSNGDPVTAKDFVFAWQRLVDPKTAAEYAFIAYYLKNAEAINQEKAEVSTLGVKAVDDYTLEVELERPVPYFLNLMAFASYYPLNEKFVKEKGDKYGLESDTTVYNGPFVLTDWKHEQGWKLKKNDQYWDKKTVKLEEINYSVVKEPATRVNLYDTGAIDFTLLSGEFVDKYRNNKEEFGAYSETSTFYLRLNQKRGGQDTPLKSKKLREAIALSIDKKALTNVILNDGSKPVDYLVPKGLAAGPDGKDFAETFKNGLKQDSKKAAAAWEAAKKELGKDQVTIELLNYDTGNAKKVGEYVKDQIEKNLKGVTVNIKLQPFKQKLKLESDQDYDFSYGGWNPDYADPMTYLDMFETKNSQNQMSYSNSKYDDIINKSKTEWMADAKKRWTELGKAEKLLLEEDVALVPLYQSGRSYVMKPNVKGIVKHNISPEYSFKWAYVEEK
- a CDS encoding peptide ABC transporter substrate-binding protein, with translation MKKKMKKFTAVVAPVLAMSMALTACSGSGGEKKTTTTSSGGEDKKSDIKYAAKQVLNRTENQEIPTMDTSKSTDTLGAQILGNTMEGLYRLDKDNKPIPAAAESSTKSEDGKKYTFKLRKDAKWSNGDPVTAKDFVFAWQRLLDKNTAAEYAFIAYYIKNAEAINKGEKPVTELGAKAVDDYTLEVELEKPVPYFLNLLAFPSYYPLNEKFVKEKGDKYGLEADTTVYNGPFVMASWKHEQGWQLKKNDKYWDNKTVKLEEINYSVVKEVATKVNLYDTGSIDFTLLSGEFVDKYKSNKDEYGEYSEASTFFLRLNQKRNGQDTPLKSKKLREAIALSVDKKGLANVILNNGSKATDQLVPKGLATGPDGKDYQDTFKNGLKYDPKKGAAAWEAAKKELGKDQVTIELLSYDDGTAKKIADYVKDQIEKNLKGVTINTKIQPFKQKLKLETAQDYEISYAGWSPDYADPMTFIDMFESKSPYNQMSYSNAKYDDMVEKAGNELMGDAKKRWETLGKAEKLFLEEDAGLVPLYQTGRAYVMKPNVKGIVKHNISPEYSFKWAYVTEGK